The nucleotide sequence CCACCTTTTTCCCCTTTATCTTTCTTTTTTTCACTCATAATCACTCGTTCCCTCCTATAGTATACATATAGTATACATAATTTTTATGTCTAATCCTATGCTTATTTAAAGGTTCCGCTAACTATTTTTTTCTTAAATTCTATAATTTTATTTATAACCTCATCTATACTCTCTTCAACAATATACTTGTTGCCGTTTATAAGCGTTATAACTGTCTCCGGTACCTCTTCTATTTTTTCTATTTTTTCATCATTAAGTATCAATTCTTTTCCATTCATACCAGTAAGATTTATCATTAACTCACCTCTATATTTTTGAATTATGGAAACTTGATAAAAAAATTTTTATCAAGTTTCCTTTAATTTGATACTCTAACTATCTCTTAAGATTTACTAAATCCTGAAGTATTTCGTCACTTGTAGTTATTATTTTACCATTTGCTTGATAAGCTCTACTTGCAACTATCATATCTGAAAATTGTTGAGCTAAATCAACATTTGACATTTCAAGTGCTCCACTATACATCTTTCCATAACCACCACTGTTATCTTCCTTCTTTGCTGAAGAAATGAAAGTAGGATCAAGTTTATTACTGTAAGCACCACTACGTACCATAGGCTGACCAGAACTTGCTGAAGGCTTAACATAGTTTCCACCTTCTTTTTCAAGTCCTCCTGCATTTGTAAATGAAGACATAGCTATTTGCCCTATAGCAGCTGCTGATCCATTATCAAGATTTGCTGTTATAACTCCATCTTGCCCTATAGAAAATCCTTTTACCTTTAATTCCTGTGTTGAATAAACAGCATTTCCAGATGCATCACGGGTTGCTGTTACCTTTGTAACTGTAGGTGGTATTTTTAAGGTATGAAGATATCTATTATCTGCTCTTAAATCAACATCATTTGCATCTACAAAGGCAACGTCTCCTTTTTTTATTGTAGCTGTACCAGATCCAGAAGGATTTTTATCTACAGCGGCTACGATTGATTTATTTAAATCGTCTCCTCCTTCTGCAGCTATATAAGTAGCAGCATTTTCATCACTACCAGCCATTGTTGTCTCATCTTGAGCTCCTGATATACTTACAAAGTTACCATATATATTCTTTGTTTTATCTGCACTGTCCTCATACAATGTATTTCTTCCTACCATAGAATACCCTAAAACTTTTCTACCATCCGCAGTAACCAAATTTCCTTCATTGTCTAGATTAAAAGATCCATCTCTTGTATATGAAATATCTGTACCTGATGGTGTTGAAGTTATTGAGTGATCAGTTGTAGAAACGTTAATGCATTCTGATTCATCAGCCATATTTGCACCAGA is from Clostridium acetobutylicum ATCC 824 and encodes:
- a CDS encoding flagellar FlbD family protein, whose amino-acid sequence is MINLTGMNGKELILNDEKIEKIEEVPETVITLINGNKYIVEESIDEVINKIIEFKKKIVSGTFK
- a CDS encoding flagellar hook-basal body complex protein, translating into MLRAMTSGISGLKVNQNKLDIVGSNIANSSTTAYKSQSINFSDAISETIKGASGATANYGGVNPEQITLGVNSSAIITNTASGSVNTTGRNLDVAITDGDGYFMVASGANMADESECINVSTTDHSITSTPSGTDISYTRDGSFNLDNEGNLVTADGRKVLGYSMVGRNTLYEDSADKTKNIYGNFVSISGAQDETTMAGSDENAATYIAAEGGDDLNKSIVAAVDKNPSGSGTATIKKGDVAFVDANDVDLRADNRYLHTLKIPPTVTKVTATRDASGNAVYSTQELKVKGFSIGQDGVITANLDNGSAAAIGQIAMSSFTNAGGLEKEGGNYVKPSASSGQPMVRSGAYSNKLDPTFISSAKKEDNSGGYGKMYSGALEMSNVDLAQQFSDMIVASRAYQANGKIITTSDEILQDLVNLKR